A genomic stretch from Mya arenaria isolate MELC-2E11 chromosome 10, ASM2691426v1 includes:
- the LOC128204222 gene encoding uncharacterized protein LOC128204222: MSCQRVVWSLVVVLLTLITDVCRAGQFCYFLHEDYYTLRQIYCESGCCRDYGDDDEICCFTWSVGVILGIGFACVGFIAVVIFLVICCQQMKKRGRLGSVVHPAGTGGAHGTPYPQNNTFVYASAPPAYQYAAYPPQNIYSTPGSVAPPPYTAGTQPAYAPPSMNNPNDMSSGNAHGGPTAPTNPAYPPRSYGGYGTGEG, translated from the exons ATGAGCTGTCAGAGAGTGGTTTGGTCTCTGGTGGTCGTTTTATTGACTTTGATAACAG ACGTGTGCCGGGCGGGGCAGTTTTGTTACTTCCTGCACGAGGATTACTACACCTTGCGGCAAATCTACTGCGAGAGCGGCTGTTGTCGAGACTACGGCGATGATGACGAGATATGCTGCTTCACCTG GTCTGTTGGGGTCATCCTCGGGATCGGGTTCGCCTGTGTGGGGTTTATCGCAGTGGTGATATTTCTGGTGATTTGCTGTCAGCAGATGAAGAAGCGGGGTCGCCTCGGCTCTGTCGTCCATCCGGCCGGAACTGGTGGTGCCCATGGCACCCCCTACCCACAGAACAATACATTCGTCTATGCGT CGGCGCCGCCGGCCTACCAATATGCGGCGTATCCTCCACAAAACATCTACTCCACACCGGGTAGCGTCGCACCCCCGCCTTACACCGCAGGCACCCAGCCCGCATACGCCCCACCGTCCATGAACAATCCAAATGATATGAGTTCCGGTAACGCGCATGGGGGACCAACGGCACCAACTAACCCAGCATATCCTCCACGATCATATGGTGGTTATGGCACGGGAGAAGGATAG
- the LOC128204392 gene encoding uncharacterized protein LOC128204392: MSCQRVVWSLVVVLLTLITDVCRAGQFCYFLHEDYYTLRQIYCESGCCRDYGDDDEICCFTWSVGVILGIGFACVGFIAVVIFLVICCQQMKKRGRLGSVVHPAGTGGAHGTPYPQNNTFVYASAPPAYQYAAYPPQNIYSTPGSVAPPPYTAGTQPAYAPPSMNNPNDMSSGNAHGGPTAPTNPAYPPRSYGGYGTGEG, translated from the exons ATGAGCTGTCAAAGAGTGGTTTGGTCTCTGGTGGTCGTTTTATTGACTTTGATAACAG ACGTGTGCCGGGCGGGGCAGTTTTGTTACTTCCTGCACGAGGATTACTACACCTTGCGGCAAATCTACTGCGAGAGCGGCTGTTGTCGAGACTACGGCGATGATGACGAGATATGCTGCTTCACCTG GTCTGTTGGGGTCATCCTCGGGATCGGGTTCGCCTGTGTGGGGTTTATCGCAGTGGTGATATTTCTGGTGATTTGCTGTCAGCAGATGAAGAAGCGGGGTCGCCTCGGCTCTGTCGTCCATCCGGCCGGAACTGGTGGTGCCCATGGCACCCCCTACCCACAGAACAATACATTCGTCTATGCGT CGGCGCCGCCGGCCTACCAATATGCGGCGTATCCTCCACAAAACATCTACTCCACACCGGGTAGCGTCGCACCCCCGCCTTACACCGCAGGCACCCAGCCCGCATACGCCCCACCGTCCATGAACAATCCAAATGATATGAGTTCCGGTAACGCGCATGGGGGACCAACGGCACCAACTAACCCAGCATATCCTCCACGATCATATGGTGGTTATGGCACGGGAGAAGGATAG